One segment of Carya illinoinensis cultivar Pawnee chromosome 1, C.illinoinensisPawnee_v1, whole genome shotgun sequence DNA contains the following:
- the LOC122314430 gene encoding uncharacterized protein LOC122314430 yields the protein MDSAGCFGFKQRITEIGDNQESLTPSPPLLQSSTPLYPQENKEEQGIAENKKLSFLSDSKKASCPHLEASRIITEENQELGFTSGARKSREASVSGNGGLRKMVEDFGQGVEKIEDFKGKQEKVGSVKCEDEVSVKESSSSGFIERKEEAFVINEVGAEMGSSVEEVNGESPKEMESRNLLEVKKKQLLEELEVVLMAEDKMHAGKVSDFEGSLKIEVIDQTALIKFNDHCAGRKENKDVIQEVDGKKSRRSRRKAKKDFELNGRPKNVLVKGQTEKGCRNNGDGTKKLYSRKEMEALRFANIVEQRNIWKEIYNMLGAAVSREYDDLAGSKNQKHIHLNLDPRPRFAKKEEAPAILREACAENVDCGLISMENNETESLFPVDPVCCPNVGDGDGYTGLEEENSEDDDSDEDFASIQKPAFSVEGEPNFESGPPEDGLEYLRRVRWEAAQIPKVKVAKFDGSKFNKEQSVYMPQIPDIAQCPEYLLPLKQWEDSFLADFSELRLALSRLEGSSEKMQSLRVINEQCHSHQLLWDNIQKNLDTDTVHSNQSHDSSRPQCTVDEPSIFTAEDVENSQPSGYMNPKTLAENSSPSLSVILRMDSVTRVSTLRKCISSVENMNTLSRNDCLWLFALCAVVDTPLDADTCAALRSMLRKCATLRAVKTELDDEVVMLNILATVAGRYFGQSGR from the exons aTGGATTCTGCTGGATGCTTCGGTTTCAAACAAAGAATCACGGAGATCGGAGACAACCAAGAGTCTCTCACACCATCTCCCCCGTTACTACAATCTTCCACTCCTCTTTATCCCCAGGAAAATAAAGAGGAGCAAGGGATTGCTGAGAACAAGAAGCTGAGTTTCCTTTCTGACTCCAAGAAGGCCAGCTGTCCTCATCTTGAGGCATCTCGGATCATAACTGAAGAAAATCAAGAACTGGGTTTTACTTCTGGTGCTAGAAAAAGTCGAGAAGCGTCGGTTTCTGGTAATGGGGGTTTGAGGAAAATGGTCGAGGATTTTGGTCAAGGCGTGGAAAAGATTGAGGACTTCAAAGGAAAGCAAGAAAAGGTTGGTtctgtgaagtgtgaggatgaagTGAGTGTCAAAGAAAGCTCTTCGTCTGGTTTTATTGAAAGGAAAGAGGAGGCCTTTGTGATAAACGAAGTGGGTGCCGAGATGGGTTCTTCTGTTGAAGAAGTTAACGGCGAATCGCCAAAAGAAATGGAATCTCGAAATCTCTTGGAAgtgaaaaagaaacaacttttgGAGGAGCTTGAAGTTGTGTTGATGGCTGAAGATAAAATGCATGCGGGAAAAGTTTCTGATTTTGAGGGTTCTTTGAAGATTGAAGTAATCGATCAAACGGCATTGATTAAATTCAATGACCACTGTGCAGGGAGGAAAGAGAACAAGGATGTTATACAAGAAGTGGATGGAAAGAAGTCGAGGCGGTCCCGTAGAAAGGCTAAAAAGGATTTCGAGTTGAATGGGAGGCCGAAGAATGTCCTTGTGAAGGGTCAAACTGAAAAGGGGTGTAGAAACAATGGGGATGGAACCAAGAAGCTGTACTCGAGGAAGGAGATGGAGGCCCTGAGGTTTGCAAACATTGTAGAGCAACGGAACATTTGGAAAGAGATATACAACATGCTCGGGGCTGCTGTTTCGAGGGAGTACGACGACTTGGCAGGCTCTAAGAATCAGAAGCATATCCACTTGAATCTTGATCCTCGGCCGCGCTTCGCGAAGAAGGAAGAGGCCCCTGCGATTCTCA GGGAAGCATGTGCTGAAAATGTGGATTGTGGTCTTATAAGCatggaaaataatgaaacaGAGAGTCTGTTTCCCGTGGATCCCGTTTGTTGCCCCAATGTTGGTGATGGAGATGGCTACACAGGTCTAGAAGAAGAGAACAGTGAAGATGATGACAGTGATGAAGATTTTGCAAGCATACAGAAACCTGCCTTTTCAGTTGAAGGAGAACCCAATTTTGAGTCTGGTCCTCCAGAAGATGGATTAGAATATTTGAGGCGTGTTAG GTGGGAAGCTGCTCAGATTCCAAAAGTGAAGGTAGCCAAGTTTGATGGGAGTAAATTTAACAAAGAACAGAGTGTTTATATGCCCCAGATTCCAGATATTGCCCAGTGTCCTGAATATCTACTACCATTGAAACAATGGGAGGATTCATTTCTTGCTGATTTTTCAGAGCTAAGGCTG GCCCTGTCACGTCTTGAAGGCTCTAGTGAAAAGATGCAATCGTTGCGGGTTATAAATGAACAATGTCATTCCCACCAGCTACTTTGGGAtaatattcaaaaaaatttgGATACCGACACAGTCCATTCAAATCAGTCTCATGATTCTTCCAGGCCTCAATGCACTGTCGATGAGCCATCAATATTTACTGCTGAAGATGTTGAGAACTCTCAACCTTCGGGATATATGAACCCAAAGACTCTTGCTGAAAATTCCAGCCCTTCCTTGTCTGTGATTTTAAGAATGGACTCGGTAACTCGAGTGTCAACATTGAGAAAATGCATAAGCTCAGTAGAGAACATGAATACTCTTTCAAGAAATGATTGTTTGTGGCTGTTTGCCCTATGTGCTGTTGTTGATACCCCGTTAGATGCTGACACTTGTGCTGCCCTTCGGAGCATGCTTCGGAAGTGCGCTACATTGCGAGCTGTGAAGACTGAACTTGATGATGAGGTTGTAATGCTAAATATTCTGGCCACAGTTGCAGGCAGGTATTTTGGGCAGTCAGGAAGGTGA